In Schizosaccharomyces osmophilus chromosome 1, complete sequence, the genomic window ACATGAAGGGAGGGAAGAGAATTGTGAAGGATGCATAGGTTCTACACTCAAATAAAACGACAAGGGAGAAGAGTCATCAAAGACAGAGTGATCCATAGGGGAAGAAGATAAGGGGGAAAGGCAAATGACAGAGTCTTGTGAAATTCCATAATTATTACAAGTTAAATCCATATTGAGACGGGCGCCATGGTAATAGAAACGGTAAAACAGCTTTGCATTGTCAGGAAGGATTCCTTGGCGGGACAAAAGATCAAAAATTTGCCCGATGAGAGTATCGGGATGAATATCGATTGTATAAGAGATTCTGCCGGATAAAATTTGGAGAAGCATGGAGGCGTCGAAAAGAGCTAACAAGCAAGATTTGCAACGAACACGGAATCGGAAACgaaaagggaaaagttATGTATGATGAACAAGTGAATGAATTCAACGTTATCAAAGGTCAAAATTGAGGGAAGAGTACGACagaggaggaagaaggaagcaaCAGAACGGATTCAAAACAGAGAAGAAGTAAACAAggatatgaaaaaaatcctttaGATAGGgtaaaacaaattgaattgaaattgaggtaggaagaataaaaagcaaacgagAAAGGAAACCAGACTTCAATGCAATGGACCTCACAAGGTAAtcaattcataaacaatTCAAACGGAACCGCAAAGTTAATGTCAATTGAAACTGTTCTagagtaaaagaaaaagaattctaCTATGAAACAGTAAAATCCAGGAACAGATTTGAGTATAGGGATTGGGATTGAGATTGGAATAGGGAAAGAGTAGAAAGCAATaggaaggaagaaggaagtgGGTGTACGAGATTCGCTGGCCTAATAAGTTGTGTCAAAACTGCGGGTAAGGTTGTCATTGCGTACTATGAACCATGATTTGCCGATACGTTTCGTTTTGTTATACTGAGGAAGGCCAATGCCTAACAAACAAGAAGGAGAGTCTTTAGAGATGGAAGAAACGAAAGCAACaataacaaaagaaaaacaaagaaacccAAGTTCTAGTAAAGGATATGCGAGGTCAACTTGTGCAGGATACAAGACACAAGTAAAGCTCATCGAACAGGATCATTTGTATAGTATCCTTTTGTGTTCCTCCTAAGAGTGAATACGATTGTATGAGTGCGTAGAAAATTCAGAGGCAAAGACGTTTCTAAGCATCAAAATGGTATAGTTATAAAGCTAAAAGTGATTTTCAAGTAGTTATAGAGTTGGCCGTCATTGCGAAAGCCCATGGCTCCTGGTCCTCTTTTCTCATATCTGCTCATTAGCATAACGGTAACTGAAACCGGGATGAAGCCGGAAACCTTGAGTTTACGAGGTTgttagaaagaaaatggaatcGATGTACGTTTGAAATAATCGTAAAGCTCGTTGCACCGCTGGTTTTGCATTCATTTCGAAAActcttgtttatttacatgaTCCAAGATGATAATACATCATAGAAAAATTATCTAAGCGAAGGTACTGACTGAtttggaaatgaaaagattgaatCCATGAATGGAAATAATTTTATGATTTCACACAATTCAAGGAAGCAAAATGAATAGGAATTTTGATTCTAAGCGATATGAAACTATGTTTGATATGCCGTTACAGAGTTCCTAAAATcggaaaaggaagaaaccaagTGTTAAATGCATGAGACTACAGAGTTGAAGCTATTAGGCAACAGGTCGttgaaaaagtttgttCGGAATACTTTATACGGTAAATTCTTCCACTGCCCAGCCTTGGTAGGATTGCGATGTAGTCTTTTCGAggtcattttcatttgcatttttctaaaattcttccttctATCCtaaaaagaggaaaaattTACGGTAGTCGAAGGTCGTACTGGGAATCGAACCCAGGTCTCGAGAATCAAAAT contains:
- a CDS encoding zf-AN1 type zinc finger protein, involved in ER membrane translocation, whose translation is MLLQILSGRISYTIDIHPDTLIGQIFDLLSRQGILPDNAKLFYRFYYHGARLNMDLTCNNYGISQDSVICLSPLSSSPMDHSVFDDSSPLSFYLSVEPMHPSQFSSLPSCNSSVSASTFKTTIPPLPPSEQNPIKATASPPSSHPFRRRCSQPTCTKLTLRLAGHCLHCDMAYCAAHRLMEDHDCNALKNLRKEEHERNRLKLEKEHCDGLISKV